Within Hydrogenophaga sp. PAMC20947, the genomic segment CCGTGACGCGGCGTGTGTGGCTGCCCAGGGCCAGAAACGCCACCACGGCGAGGGCGATGGCCGCCGCTGCGAGGCTGAGCCAGAGGGTGGAGAGCCGGGGCGTGAGGATGATGCTGCCGAGCAACTGGGTGCGCTGGTTGTCCAGCGCCTCTGGCCGGAACAGGCGGTTGGCGGCGTGGGGGTCGGCTGGCATGGTCGAGGAGATGAGGGGCGCGAGGTAACAGATCGAAACAATTGCTGTAATCGAAAGTGTACGGGCATTCAGCGATGCCGGGCGCTGGGTCGGGCTTTGTACCCACCTCGTCGGGGTGTGGGGTGCGCCAATCGGTGGGTCTTGAAGCGCGGGCTACGGGCTGCCGTTGCTGTCGCAGCGCCAGGGGACAGGCGCAAAAAAGGCCCGTGAAGGGCCTTTGACGTGGAATTCCGCTGGAGCGGGTGAAGGGAATCGAACCCTCGTCAGTTGCTTGGGAAGCAACAGCTCTACCATTGAGCTACACCCGCGAAGCTGTGGATTATAGAAGCCTCTGGGTGCCCACTCAACAAAGTAGTCAGGGGCGGACGTAGCTCCAACCTTCTTTTTGCCGCTTCATGATCTCCACCACGCCGGCTGGCACGTAGCCGACACTGGCTTGCATATCGGTTTTGGTGAGCTTGAGGGCGTCCATGGTGTTCTGGCAGGCGACCACATTGACGCCGGCCTTTGCGGCCTCAGCGACACGGTTGCTGGTCACGCTGTCGGCCTTGAGCATGTGGATCCCGGGGCCGTAGGCGACAATTTCGATATCAACCTGGTCGGCACCGTAGTCGGCCTGCACATTGCGGGCGTTGTTCAGTGCCAGGTTCCATTTGGCCGGATCGTTGTCGCTGACCTGGAACACCACGGCTGGGCGCTGGCTGTGGTTGCGGGCGTGTTGTCCGCCTGGGCCGTGCATGGCGCAACCTGCAAAGGCTGTGACGCCGATGGTCAGCAGGCTGGTGCGCAAGAAGGTGGCTCTGTTCATGGGGTCTCCTCGGAGTGGAAAGGTATCGCAGTGCTCCCTGCATCTGTGCATCGTTGAATCGGTGTCTGCTTATATTTTGAGCGGGTCGGGCAACACCGGGAAGCGGTGTTTGCCCTGATGCTGTGCTTTTTAGGGCGCGCTGTGGACGGTGCGCCGAGCGGGCTGGGTGCCTGCCACGAAGTAGGTGGCCGTTGAACGTGGCAGCGGTGCGCGGCCCCTGATCTTGTCGGCGATTTTTTCGGCCATCATGACCGTCGGTGCGTTCAGGTTTCCGGTGGTGATCTCCGGCATGATGGACGCGTCCACGACCCGCAGCCCCTGCAGGCCATGCACACGGCCTTCGCTATCGACCACCGCCATGTCGCCCACGCCCATGGCGTTGGTGCCACAGGGGTGGTAGGCGGTTTCGGCGTGTTGGCGCACATAGGCATCGAGCTCGGCGTCGCTTTGCGCGGGCTCACCGGGCGTGATTTCGCGGCCAGCGAAGGGCTTCAACGCTGGCTGGCGCATGATTTCGCGCGTGATGCGGATGCCGGCGCGAAACTCCGCCCAGTCTTGTTCGGTGGACATGTAGTTGAACAAAATGCTCGGGTGCTGGTGCGGGTCTTTGGAGCGAAGGTGCACACGACCCCGGCTCGGTGAGCGCATGGAACCCATGTGGGCCTGGAAACCGTGGATCTTGATCGGGTTGCTGCCGTTGTAGTTGATGGCCACGGGCAGGAAGTGGTACTGGATGTTGGGCCAGTCAAACTCATCCGAGGTGCGGATGAACCCGCCGGCTTCAAAGTGGTTGGTGGCACCGATGCCCCGGTTGAGGAACAACCATTCGGCACCAATGGCCGGCTGGTTCCACAGCTTCAGGGCGCCCACCATGGAGACGGGTTGCAGGCACTCGTATTGCTGGTAGATCTCGAGGTGGTCTTGCAGGTTGGCGCCCACGCCGGGCAGATCGTGCACCACCGGAATGTCCAGCGACTTCAGCAGCGGTGATGGCCCAACGCCGGAGCGCTGCAGGATCTGGGGTGAAGCGATGGCACCCGAGCACAACAGCACTTCACGCTTGGCATTCGCTGTCACAGCCTGATCACCGAGCAAATAGGCCACGCCGATGGCGCGCTTGTCAGCAAACAGGATGCGGTCGGTCAGCGCGTGGGTGACGATGGTGAGGTTGGGGCGCTGGCGGGCCAGGTCCAGGTAACCACGGGCCGTGCTGGCGCGGCGGCCTTTGGGCGTGGTGGTGCGGTCCATCGGGCCGAAGCCTTCTTGCTGAAAGCCATTCAAGTCGTCGGTGCGCGGGTAGCCGGCTTCAACGCCGGCGTCGACCATGGCCTTGAACAGCGGACTGTGGTCTGGTTTGGGCGTGGTCACGCTCAGCGGGCCGCTGTCGCCGTGGTAGTCGTTGCCACCGATGTCGCGCGATTCTGCCTTGCGGAAATAGGGCAGGCAATCAAGGTAGGTCCAGTCTTCCAGGCCGTCGCGCTTCGCCCAGCCGTCATAGTCCATGGCGTTGCCACGGATGTAGCACATGCCATTGATCAGCGACGAGCCACCCAGGCCTTTGCCGCGCCCGCATTCCATGCGGCGGTTGTCCATGTGGGGTTCGGGCTCGGTCTCGTAGGCCCAGTTGTAGCGCCGGCCCTGCAACGGGAAGGCGAGTGCCGCGGGCATCTGCGTGCGGAAGTCGAGGCGGTAGTCGGGGCCGCCTGCTTCGAGCAGCAAGACGCTCACGTCGGCATCTTCGGTCAGGCGCGTGGCGAGCACGTTGCCCGCCGAGCCGGCGCCGATGATGATGTAGTCAAATTCTTTGTTGGCCATGGGGCTTCGTTCTTTCTATCGGGCTTAGAACACCGACGCGTACGCGCCGAGTTCGACCTGAATGGACTTGTTGCGGGTGTAGGCCTTGAGCGTTTCAATGCCGTTTTCCCGGCCCACGCCCGATTGCTTGAAGCCTCCCACCGGCATTTCGGCGGCGGACTCACCCCAGGTGTTGATCCAGCAGATGCCGGCTTGCAACTGGTGGATCACACGGTGCGCTGTGTTGAGGTCTTGCGTGACCAGGCCAGCGGCCAGACCATAGGCCGTGTCGTTCGCGCGGCGGATCACCTCGGCTTCGTCGTCAAAGGCAAAGATGGCCATGACCGGTCCGAAGATTTCGTCACGCGCGATCTTCATCGTGTCGGTGCAGTCGGTGAAGACCGTGGCTTGCACGTAGGCGCCTTTGGCCAGGGCCCCCTCGCTGGCGCGTTCGCCGCCCACCAGCAGCGTGGCGCCTTCAACCTCGCCCGATGCGATGTAACCCAAGACCTTTTCCATGTGTGCGTGGCTCACCAAGGGACCAAAATTGGTGTTTTCATCTTGGGGATTGCCCAGGCGGATGCGCTTCACGCGCGCCACGACTTTCGCTTCAAAAGCCACCTTGATCGAGCTGTGCACGAACACACGGGTGCCGTTGGTGCACACCTGACCCGAGCTGTAGAAGTTGGCCATCAGCGCGATGTCGGCCGCGCGGTCCAGATCGGCATCGGCGAAGACGATCAGGGGCGACTTGCCGCCCAGTTCCATGGTCACGTCCTTGAGCGTCGAGCTTGAGGCGCTGGCCATGACCTTTTTGCCGGTGACCGTACCGCCCGTGAACGAGATCTTTTCGATGCCCGGGTGCTCGGTCAGCCACGTGCCCACGGCGGCGGCGCCGTTGACCACGTTGAACACGCCATCGGGCAGGCCGGCCTCGGTGTAGATTTCGGCCAACTTCAAGGTGGTCAGCGGGGTGACTTCGCTGGCTTTGAAGATCATGGCGTTGCCCGCTGCCAGTGCCGGTGCGGATTTCCAGAGTGCGATCTGGATGGGGTAGTTCCAGGCGCCGATACCTGCCACAACCCCGATGGGCTCGCGACGGGTGTAGACGAAGGCGCTGTCGCGCAGCGGCACCTGCATGCCTTCAATGGCGGTGGCCAGTCCCGCGTAGTACTCGAGCACATCGGCACCCGTGACGATATCGACAAAGCGCGTTTCAGACACCGGCTTGCCGGTGTCCAGCGTTTCCAGATCGGCGAGTTCGTCGTTGCGCTCGCGCAGGATGTCGACCGCTTTGCGCAGCACGCGTGAGCGCTGCATGGCCGTGTAGCCAGCCCATATCCGCTGGCCGGCTTGGGCGCTGGCTACAGCCGCGTCCACGTCTTGCTTGGAAGCGCTTTGCACGGTGGCGAGCACAGCGCCAGTAGCGGGGTTGATGGTGTCGAAGGTGTCACCACTGGTGGCGTCCACGCGGGCGCCACCGATGTAGAGTTGTTGCAGGGGAATGGCAGACATGGGCGTCTCCTTGTTCGGTGTTCAAAAATGCAAAAAGGCGAAACAAAAAAGCGAAACGGCCCTTGACGGGCCGGTCGCCGGGGCAGACACGGAGGTCAGCCCATGGCTTTGCCCAGCAGAGCGTGGTAGAGCTCACGGTCACCCAGGATGCCGACCAACTTGTCGCCATCGTTGAGCAGCAACTTCTGGCCGGTCTGATAGCGAATGTGCAGCGCATCGCGCATGCCAATTTTGGCGTTGACCACGGTAGGCTGTTGCGGCTTGAGCGCCTCAATGGTGTCACCGGCAGACCAGTGCTGCAAGCTGAGGGCCTCGGTGCCACGGCGTGCGCCTTGCAATGCGCCCTGGCCATCCAGCTTGAGCCAGATATCGGCCTCGTTGTCGAGACAGATCTCGCCATCGTGTTGCTCGCATTCGGCCAGTGGTCGCATCAAGCTGTGGCCGCTGAGCACGTTCAACGGGTTGGTGTGCGCCACAAAGGCGCGCACATAGTCGTTGGCCGGCTTCAGCACGATGTCTTCAGGCTTGCTGTGTTGAACGATCAGGCCGCCCTTCATGATCACAATGTTGTTGCCCAGCTTGAGGGCTTCATCCAGATCATGGCTCACGAAAACGATGGTCATGTTCAGTTGGCGTTGCAGATCGAGCAGTTCGTCTTGCAGGCCCTGGCGAATCAGCGGATCGAGCGCCGAGAAGGGCTCGTCCATCAGCAGGATGTCGGCGTCCATGGCCAGTGCACGGGCCAGGCCTACGCGTTGTTGCATGCCGCCCGAAAGCGCATCGGGGCGTTTGTCGCGCCATTGGCTCAAGCCCACCAGTTCGAGCTTGTCGTTGATGCGCTTCTTGCGCTCGCCGCTGGGCAATCCCTGCATCTCCAGGCCCAGGCTCACGTTCTCGGCCACGGTGAGCCATGGCATCAGGGCGAATTTCTGGAACACCATGGCAATGCGCTGAGTGCGCATGGCTTTCATCTGTGCGGCCGAGCAATTGGCAATGTCCACCTTGGCACCTTCGTGTTCGATCAACAGGCGGCCACGGCTCACGGTGTTGAGGCCGTTGATGCAACGCAGCAAGCTCGACTTGCCCGAGCCCGACAAGCCCATGAGCACGCAGATTTCACCGCGTTCAACCGAGAGGTTGGCCTTTTCAACGCCGACGATCAGGCCGGTCTTTTTAAAGATCTCATCGCGCGACAGGCCTTGGTCGAGCAGGTCGAGCGCGGGTTTTGGCGAGTTGGAAAAGACAACGTCGAGGTCTTGAATTTGAATCAGGCTCATGCGGCACCGCCCTTCGATGGGGAGCGCTGTTTGCAGACGCGGTCCAGCACAATGGCCAGCAACACAATGGCGAGACCGGCTTCAAAACCCACCGCAATATCCGCCGTGTTCAAGGCGCGAACCACGGGCTTGCCCAGGCCATCAGCACCCACCAAAGCGGCGACCACCACCATGGACAGCGACAACATGATGCACTGCGTGATGCCAGCAGAAATGCTGGGCATGGCGTGGGGCAATTCGATGCGGGTGAGCAACTGGGTGCGCGAGCAGCCAAAGGCTTTGCCGGCGTCCATCAGGTCGGTGGGCACATCGTGAATGCCGAGGTAGGTCAGGCGAATGGGCGCGGCCAAGGCAAACACCACGGTAGAGATCAGGCCGGGCACCACACCCAGGCCGAACAGGGTCAGGGTAGGGATCAGGTAGACAAAGGTTGGCACCGTCTGCATCAGGTCCAGCACCGGCTGCATGGCCATGTAGAAGCGGGGCTTGTGGGCTGCGTAAATGCCGAGCGGAACACCAATGATCACGCACACCACGGTGGCGAACAGCACTTGTGCCAGCGTTTCGATGGTTTCTTGCCAGTACCCCAGATTCAGGATCAGCAGAAACGAGGCAACGCAAAAGAGGGTCAGCATCCATTTGCGTTGGATGCCGTGGGCGATCAAGCCAAAAATGGCGATCAGCGCCACAGGGTGGAACCAGAGCAGCGCCTGGGTGGACCCGTTGATGGCCGCGGAGAGGGTGTCGGCGAAGGCGTCGAAATAGTCGGCGCCGTGCAGCGTGAGCCAGTCGATGAAGCTGGCGATGTAATCGCCAAGCGGTATTTTTGGGATGTCCATGGAGTAGAAGCAGGTCGCCGCTGGGGCGGGCTCACCCAGGGATGCGGGTGAGAATTTAAAAACCCCATGCTGGCTTGTGGCCATCATGGGGTTCAGGGCAAAAGCCTTACTTGGCCAGTGCGGCCTTTACCACGTCGATGGCGGGCTTGCTGCCATCAAAGGTGGTCACGCCGTTGAGCCAGGCTTCCAGCACTTGCTGGTTGGCCTTGAGCCAGGCGGTGGCTGCGGCACGGGGCTTCTTCTTGTCGTTCAAGACGGCGCCCATCAAGTCGTTTTCCATCTTCAGGCTGAACTCGAGGTTGTTGAGCAATTTGCCCACGTTGGCGCACTCTTCAACATAGCCCTTGCGCACGTTGGTGTAAATGGTGGCGCCGCCAAGGTTGGGGCCGAACACATCGTCACCACCTTCGAGGTACTTCATCTTGACCTGGCTGTTCATGGGATGTGGTTCCCAGCCCAGGAACACCACCCACTTGTTGCGGCGCTCAGCACGCGACACTTGCGACATCATGCCGGCTTCGCTGGACTCGACGATCTTGAACTCGCCCAGGTCAAACTTGTTGTCGTCGATCATGCCTTGAATCAAACGGTTGCCGTCGTTGCCGGGCTCGATGCCGTAGATCTTGCCGCCCAGTTCCTTCTTGAACTTGGCGATGTCGGCGAACGACTTCAGGCCGGCGTTGTATGCCGCTTCAGACACGGCCAGCGTGTACTTGGCGCCTTCGAGGTTGGCGCGCACGGTTTCCACACTGCCTTTTTCGCGGTAGGGGGCGATGTCGGCTTCCATGGTGGGCATCCAGTTGCCCAGGAACACGTCGATGTCCTTGTTTTCCAGCGACTTGTAAGTCACAGGCACCGAGATCAGGCTGGTCTTGGTTTTGTAGCCCAGGGTGTTCAGAATCTTGCTGGTGACTGCGGTGGTGACCGTGATGTCGGTCCAGCCCACATCGGCGAAACGAACCCTCTTGCAAGAAGCGGGTTCAGCGGCTTGAACCACCAGAGGCGCGCAAAGCGTGGCGGCGAGCAGCAGGGTGCGGGACATAGTCATACAGAGTTCCTTTGAAATAGCCATGCACGGCATGCAGGCGCACGCCGTTGGCACGTGAAAAAATTTGACCCGTCAATGCAAGGTAAGCATGGGCCGCCGCAGCAACAAGGTGCTGGCAGCGACGTCAAACCGATGGACGCGGGACACAAAACAGCAAAAGCGCTGCTAAAAAATCGGTCAGAAATCTGGGGCAAAGCTGCGCCAGCGTTCATGACCAGGTCACTGGGCAGCTACCGCTACCGCTATCGAAAATCGCCAAAAAATGACGGGTGATAGGTGACCAGCTTCAGACCCAGAGTTACCGGGCGGAAGCAATCGGAAACATCTATTTTAACACCGCGGCCCCAAAACCATGGCCCTGGTGGCTTGGCGCGGGCCACCAGGGCACATGGTCCAAACGCGGATCTGCCATGAAAAAGGGCCCCGACGGGGCCTCTTTTCTGGGGGGGTAGAGCTGGCTTATTGAAGGATATCGCCCACGCAGAGGTACTTGATCTCCACGTAGTCGTCCATGCCGTGGTGAGACCCTTCGCGGCCCAGGCCCGACTGCTTCACACCGCCAAACGGCACGTGCTCGGTGGCCAGGATGCCCACGTTGATGCCGACCATGCCGTATTCCAGCGCTTCGGCCACGCGGAATATGCGGCCCACGTCGCGGCTGTAAAAGTAACTGGCCAGGCCAAACTCGGTGTTGTTGGCCGCGTCGATGGCTTCTTGCTCTTCTTCAAATTTGAAGACAGGGGCAAAAGGCCCAAAGGTTTCCTCTTTGGCGCACAGCATGTCGGCCGTGGCATCGGCCACCACCGTGGGCTCGAAGAACTGGCCGGGCAGGCGCTTGCCGCCGGCCATGACGCGCGCGCCTTTGGCGACGGCGTCGGCCACATGGCGCTGCACCTTTTCCAGTGCCGCCTCTTCGATCAGCGGACCCTGGTTCACGCCGTCTTCAAAGCCATTGCCCACCTTGGCTGTTTTCACCTTGGCCGTGAATTTCTCAACGAACTCGTCGTACACACCGCTTTGCACGTAAAAGCGGTTGGAGCAGACACAGGTCTGGCCGGCGTTGCGGTACTTGCTGGCAAAGGCGCCTTCGACGGCGCTGTCGATGTTGGCATCGTTGAAGACGATGAAAGGCGCGTTGCCACCCAGCTCCAGCGACATTTTCTTGACCGTGGGGGCGCTCTGCGCCATCAGGATGCGGCCCACTTCGGTGGAGCCGGTGAAGGAAATGTGGCGCACCACATCGCTGGCGCAAATGACCTTGCCCACCGCGATGGACTGGTCGGCGTCGGCCGTGATCATGTTGAGCACACCGGCGGGAATGCCGGCGCGCATGGCCAGCTCGGCGGCGGCCAGCGCTGTGAGGGGGGTCAGCTCGGCGGGTTTGATGATGACGGTGCAACCGGCGGCCAGGGCCGGGGCGACCTTGCGCGTGATCATCGCCAGCGGGAAGTTCCACGGCGTGATGGCCGCGCACACGCCAATCGGCTGCTTCAAGACCATGAGGCGGCGGTTGTTGTCGAACGTGGGCAGGGTCTCGCCGTTGATGCGCTTGGCTTCTTCGGCGAACCATTCCACGAAGCTGGCGCCATAGGCCACTTCGCCTTTGGCTTCGGCAAACGGTTTGCCCTGTTCGGCGGTCATGATGCGGCCCAGGTCTTCCTGGTTGGCCATGAGCAGGTCGAACCACTTGCGCAGGATGATGCTGCGCTGCTTGGCGGTCTGGGCACGCCAGGCGGGCCAGGCGGCGTTGGCGGCGGCAATGGCGGCCTCGGCGTCGGCTGGGCCCAGGTTGGCCACGTCGGCCAGTTTGCGGCTGGTGGCAGGGTCGGTGACATCAAAGCGGCTGCTGCCTTTGATCCACTCACCGTTGATCAGCGCATCGGTCTTGAGCAGGCTGGGGTCTTTGAGTTGGGCCAGTGGGGAGGTCTTCATGTCCATGGAATATTTCTTCGAAAGGTTGGAATTCACTTCAGCAGATCAGCGGAGTTCAATTTCAACGAACACGACTTCGTGCCCGGTGGGATTGATGACATTGTGTTCGACACCCTCATTGCGGGTGTATGACTGCCCTGGGGTGAGCGGTGTGGTCCGGTTGCCTTCGGGCATTTCCAGCAGCAGCTCACCACCTGTCATGGGCACGACCACATAGTCGTGACCGTGTTTGTGCCAACCGGTTTCCGCGCCTGGCGGAAAACGCCATTCGGTGACGATAACGCGTTCGTTGGAAATCTGCACGGTCGGGACGGCTTGGGGACGGGACATGTAAGGGGTATCCAGGTGTTAACGGTAGGCCACGCCAGGCAGCACGCAGAGCATTTCAAACAGCAGGTTGGCGCCGAGCAGGGCGGTATTGCCGCTGGCGTCATAGGCGGGAGCCACCTCAACCAGATCACAGCCCACCAGGTTCAGGCCGCGGCACCCTCGCACGATCTCCAGCGCCTGGGGCACGGTCAGACCGCCGACTTCGGGTGTGCCGGTGCCGCCGGCGTAGGCTGGGTCGATACCATCGATGTCGAAGCTGAGGTAGGTGGGGGTGTCGGGGCCGATCTTGTCGCGGATCTGAGCCATCAGGGGCGAGAGTGACTGCCACCAGACTTCGTGTGCCGGCACCACGGTAAAACCTTGCTGGCGCGGCCAGTCAAAATCTTCTGCCGAATAGCCACTGCCGCGCAGGCCGATCTGCCAGACCTTGTTGCCCTGCAGCAGCCCTTCTTCCACCGCGCGGCGGAAGGGCGTGCCGTGGGCGATGCGTTCACCGAACATGTCGGGGTTGACGTCGGCATGGGCGTCGACATGAACCATCGCTACCGGCCCGTGTGTGGCTTTCAAGGCGCGCAAGATGGGCAGGGCAATCGTGTGGTCACCGCCGAGCGTGAGTGGAATGCAGCCCGCTTCAATGATGGGCCGGTAGTGTTGCTCGATGATGTCAACCGACTTCTGCAGGTTGAAGGTGTTGATGGCCACATCACCCAGATCGGCCACCTGCAGCGCGTCAAACGGCGCCGCGCCTGTGGCCATGTTGTAGGGCCTGATCAGGCAGGATTCGGCGCGGATCTGGCGCGGGCCGAAGCGGGCGCCGGGCCGGTGGCTGGTGCCGATGTCCAGTGGCACACCGATGAAGCCGGCATTGAGACCGGCCGGGCTCAACGTTGCGGGCAGGCGCATCATGGTGGCCAGCCCGCCGAAGCGGGGCATTTCGTTGCCGCCTTGCGGCTGGTTGAAGCGTGTTGGGGTCATGGTCGGGGCTTGCGCAATTGGTGGTCGAGGTGGGCACTCACCGTGGGCCACTCGCTGGCGACGATGCTGTAGACGCAGGTGTCGCGCAAGGTGGCGGGTGCATCGGGGTGTTTGTTGACCTGGTGGCAGCGCAAGGTGCCGTCGAGTTTGGCCCCCAGGCGCTCGATGCCTTTGCGGCTGGCCTGGTTGAAAAAGTGGGTGCGAAACTCCACCGCGATGCAATCGAGCCGCTCAAACGCCTGGGTGAGCAGCAAGCGTTTGCACTCGGTGTTCAGCGGGGTGCGTTGCATCGACTGGCGGTACCACGTCGAGCCGATCTCAACCCGGCGGTTGGCCGCATCGATGTTCATGTAGGTGGTCATGCCGACCGCGCGGCCGTTGGTGCCGAGCACGGCGAAGGGCAGCATGCTGCCCGCCTTTTGCAAGGCCAGGCGGCGCTGGATCTCTGAGGCCATGGCCTCAGGTGCCGGAATGGCGGTGAACCAAAGTCGCCAGAGCTCGCCGTCTTTCACCGCGTCCACCAGATCGTCGTGGTGTTCGGAGCGCAAAGGGACCAGGCTGGCATGCTGGCCGCTCAGGGTTGTATCGGCGGTGAAAGGCATGGTGGTGGGTACAAAGGCTGCGGCGGTGAATCCCTGGGGCCGCAGGGTTGACCGGAGGACTATTTGCGGCGTCCGCGCAGCCACTCCAGTGTCAGCATCAAGGTGGTGGTGAAGAGGATCAGCAGCGTGGCCACCGCGGCGATGGTTGGTGAAATGTTCTCACGAATACCGGTGAACATCTGGCGCGGGAGCGTCACCTGATCGGGACCGGCCAGGAACAGCGTGACCACGACCTCGTCGAACGAGGTGGCAAAGGCGAACAGCGCGCCCGAGATCACGCCGGGCGCGATCACCGGCAGCGTGACGCGGAAGAAAGTTTCCAGCGGGCTGGCGCCCAGACTCATGCTGGCTTTGACCAGGTTGTGGTTGAAGCTTTGCAAGGTGGCCAGCACGGTCGTGACCACAAACGGTGCGCCCAGTGCGGCGTGCACCAGGACGAGGCCGAGGTAGGTGTCGTTCAGGCCCAGCTTGGCGAAATAGAGATAGCTGCTCACGCCGACCACCACCACCGGCACCACCATGGGTGCGATCAACAAGCCGGTGATGAAGCCTTTGCCGAAGAACTGGGTGCGTGCCAGACCCATCGCGGCCAGCGTGCCCAGCGTGGTCGCGAGCAAGGTGGCCAGGGGGGCGACGATGAAGCTGTTCTTGGCCGCGCGGATCCATTCGTCGGCGTGCCACATTTCTTCGTACCACCGCATCGACCAGCCTTCGATGGGATAGGCCAGAAACGAGCTGTCGCTGAAGGAGAGCGGAATGATGACCACCACCGGCAGCAACAGGAATACCAGCACGCCGATGCAGCCAAGGCGCAGCGCATACCAGCCGATCTTGTCGAGCAGGGTGTAGTAAGCGGGGAAGGTGGGGAACATGGCGGAAAACATGATGGCGTCCGTGGGTCAATGGCTTCGCGCTACAGCGCAAGCGGGTGAGGGAGCTCCACCGCGCACACCGTGGAGCCGCCCTTCGACAAGCTCAGGACGGGCCACTGGTGGGGTGCCCCTTTCCAGAGGGGAAGACGTGAAGTGGCGCAGTGCGGTCATGGGGTTATCCGAGGCTCAGTTCGGCCTTGCCCAGCTTGCGGTAGAGCGCATAGAGCACCATGGTGCAGGCCAGCAGCACCGAGCCCAGCGCGCAGGCCATGCCCCAGTTCACCACGACGTTGGTGTACTGGGCCACGTAGTAACTCAGCATCTGATCGGCCGGGCCGCCGAGCAGGGCGGGCGTGACGTAGTAGCCAATGCAGGTGATGAAAACCAGCAGGCCGCCAGCCGCCACACCGGGGTAGGTCTGCGGCAGGTAGACGCGGAAAAAAGCGGCCAGCGGCGAACTGCCCAGCGAGATCGCCGCACGCAGGTAATTGGAAGGTACAGATTTCATGACGCTGTAGAGCGGGAGGATCATGAAGGGCAGCAGGATGTGGACCATGGCGATGGTCACGCCCAACCGGTTGAAGAGCAACGGAATGGGGGCGTCGGTGATGCCGATCCACATGAGAAAGCGGTTGATCAGCCCGTTGTTTTGCAGCAGCACGATCCAGGCGGCGATGCGCACCAGCACCGAGGTCCAGAACGGCAGCAACACCAAAATGAGCAGGATGTTGGCCTTGCGGTCGCCCAGGGTGCTTAGCCAGTAGGCGAGCGGGTAGCCCAGCAGCAGGGCGGACAGGGTAACGATGGCGCTGATCTTGAAGGTGCGCACCAGGATGTCGCTGAAGGCGGCCGCATTGGGCCCCACC encodes:
- a CDS encoding DsrE family protein; this translates as MNRATFLRTSLLTIGVTAFAGCAMHGPGGQHARNHSQRPAVVFQVSDNDPAKWNLALNNARNVQADYGADQVDIEIVAYGPGIHMLKADSVTSNRVAEAAKAGVNVVACQNTMDALKLTKTDMQASVGYVPAGVVEIMKRQKEGWSYVRP
- the betA gene encoding choline dehydrogenase; translation: MANKEFDYIIIGAGSAGNVLATRLTEDADVSVLLLEAGGPDYRLDFRTQMPAALAFPLQGRRYNWAYETEPEPHMDNRRMECGRGKGLGGSSLINGMCYIRGNAMDYDGWAKRDGLEDWTYLDCLPYFRKAESRDIGGNDYHGDSGPLSVTTPKPDHSPLFKAMVDAGVEAGYPRTDDLNGFQQEGFGPMDRTTTPKGRRASTARGYLDLARQRPNLTIVTHALTDRILFADKRAIGVAYLLGDQAVTANAKREVLLCSGAIASPQILQRSGVGPSPLLKSLDIPVVHDLPGVGANLQDHLEIYQQYECLQPVSMVGALKLWNQPAIGAEWLFLNRGIGATNHFEAGGFIRTSDEFDWPNIQYHFLPVAINYNGSNPIKIHGFQAHMGSMRSPSRGRVHLRSKDPHQHPSILFNYMSTEQDWAEFRAGIRITREIMRQPALKPFAGREITPGEPAQSDAELDAYVRQHAETAYHPCGTNAMGVGDMAVVDSEGRVHGLQGLRVVDASIMPEITTGNLNAPTVMMAEKIADKIRGRAPLPRSTATYFVAGTQPARRTVHSAP
- the betB gene encoding betaine-aldehyde dehydrogenase, whose product is MSAIPLQQLYIGGARVDATSGDTFDTINPATGAVLATVQSASKQDVDAAVASAQAGQRIWAGYTAMQRSRVLRKAVDILRERNDELADLETLDTGKPVSETRFVDIVTGADVLEYYAGLATAIEGMQVPLRDSAFVYTRREPIGVVAGIGAWNYPIQIALWKSAPALAAGNAMIFKASEVTPLTTLKLAEIYTEAGLPDGVFNVVNGAAAVGTWLTEHPGIEKISFTGGTVTGKKVMASASSSTLKDVTMELGGKSPLIVFADADLDRAADIALMANFYSSGQVCTNGTRVFVHSSIKVAFEAKVVARVKRIRLGNPQDENTNFGPLVSHAHMEKVLGYIASGEVEGATLLVGGERASEGALAKGAYVQATVFTDCTDTMKIARDEIFGPVMAIFAFDDEAEVIRRANDTAYGLAAGLVTQDLNTAHRVIHQLQAGICWINTWGESAAEMPVGGFKQSGVGRENGIETLKAYTRNKSIQVELGAYASVF
- the choV gene encoding choline ABC transporter ATP-binding protein, yielding MSLIQIQDLDVVFSNSPKPALDLLDQGLSRDEIFKKTGLIVGVEKANLSVERGEICVLMGLSGSGKSSLLRCINGLNTVSRGRLLIEHEGAKVDIANCSAAQMKAMRTQRIAMVFQKFALMPWLTVAENVSLGLEMQGLPSGERKKRINDKLELVGLSQWRDKRPDALSGGMQQRVGLARALAMDADILLMDEPFSALDPLIRQGLQDELLDLQRQLNMTIVFVSHDLDEALKLGNNIVIMKGGLIVQHSKPEDIVLKPANDYVRAFVAHTNPLNVLSGHSLMRPLAECEQHDGEICLDNEADIWLKLDGQGALQGARRGTEALSLQHWSAGDTIEALKPQQPTVVNAKIGMRDALHIRYQTGQKLLLNDGDKLVGILGDRELYHALLGKAMG
- the choW gene encoding choline ABC transporter permease subunit, giving the protein MDIPKIPLGDYIASFIDWLTLHGADYFDAFADTLSAAINGSTQALLWFHPVALIAIFGLIAHGIQRKWMLTLFCVASFLLILNLGYWQETIETLAQVLFATVVCVIIGVPLGIYAAHKPRFYMAMQPVLDLMQTVPTFVYLIPTLTLFGLGVVPGLISTVVFALAAPIRLTYLGIHDVPTDLMDAGKAFGCSRTQLLTRIELPHAMPSISAGITQCIMLSLSMVVVAALVGADGLGKPVVRALNTADIAVGFEAGLAIVLLAIVLDRVCKQRSPSKGGAA
- a CDS encoding choline ABC transporter substrate-binding protein; its protein translation is MTMSRTLLLAATLCAPLVVQAAEPASCKRVRFADVGWTDITVTTAVTSKILNTLGYKTKTSLISVPVTYKSLENKDIDVFLGNWMPTMEADIAPYREKGSVETVRANLEGAKYTLAVSEAAYNAGLKSFADIAKFKKELGGKIYGIEPGNDGNRLIQGMIDDNKFDLGEFKIVESSEAGMMSQVSRAERRNKWVVFLGWEPHPMNSQVKMKYLEGGDDVFGPNLGGATIYTNVRKGYVEECANVGKLLNNLEFSLKMENDLMGAVLNDKKKPRAAATAWLKANQQVLEAWLNGVTTFDGSKPAIDVVKAALAK